One genomic window of Streptomyces sp. WP-1 includes the following:
- the gltB gene encoding glutamate synthase large subunit, with amino-acid sequence MYDPRNEHDACGVGFVATLTGEASHTLVDQALTVLRNLEHRGATGSEPDSGDGAGLLSQVPDAFFRAVAEFELPAAGSYAVGIAFLPGEGTEDAVSAIETIAAEEDLTVLGWREVPVAPELLGATARATMPVFRQIFVTDGACEGIALDRKAFVLRKRAEREAGVYFPSLSARTIVYKGMLTTGQLEPFFPDLSDRRFASAIALVHSRFSTNTFPSWPLAHPYRFIAHNGEINTVQGNRNWMRARESRLASDLFGPPEKLERIFPVCTPGASDSASFDEVLELLHLGGRSLPHSVLMMIPEAWENHASMEAARRAFYGFHATMMEPWDGPACVTFTDGTQVGAVLDRNGLRPGRYWVTDEGLVVLGSEVGVLDIDPARVVRKGRLQPGRMFLVDTAEHRIIEDDEIKASLTGAQPYAEWLEAGEIELGDLPEREHIVHTHASVTRRQQTFGYTEEELRVILAPMARTGAEPIGSMGTDSPIAALSERPRLLFDYFTQLFAQVTNPPLDAIREELVTSLRSALGPQGNLLDPTAASCRSVLLPFPVIDNDELAKLIHINADGDMPGFKAATLSGLFRVSGGGESLAARIEEICAEADAAIENGARLIVLSDRHSDAEHAPIPSLLLTAAVHHHLIRTKQRTHVGLLVEAGDVREVHHVALLIGYGAAAVNPYLAMESVEDLVRAGTFLDGADPEKAIKNLIYALGKGVLKVMSKMGISTVASYRGAQVFEAVGLDETFVEKYFNGTATKIGGVGIDVIAREVAARHAKAYPASGIAPAHRALDIGGEYQWRREGEPHLFDPETVFRLQHSTRTASYDIFKKYTSRVNEQSERLMTLRGLFGFTSDRAPIPVEEVEPVSEIVKRFSTGAMSYGSISKEAHETLAIAMNQLGGKSNTGEGGEDPERLYDPARRSAIKQVASGRFGVTSEYLVNADDIQIKMAQGAKPGEGGQLPGHKVYPWVAKTRHSTPGVGLISPPPHHDIYSIEDLAQLIHDLKNANPRARIHVKLVSEVGVGTVAAGVSKAHADVVLISGHDGGTGASPLTSLKHAGGPWELGLAETQQTLLLNGLRDRIVVQTDGQLKTGRDVVIAALLGAEEFGFATAPLVVSGCVMMRVCHLDTCPVGIATQNPVLRERFAGKAEHIVNFFRFIAEEVRELLAELGFRSIEEAVGHAEVLDVRRAVDHWKAQGLNLAPLFHVPDLPEGAARHRQIAQDHGLEKALDNELIKIAGDALAADDATEAQPVRAQVAIRNINRTVGTMLGHEVTRKFGGAGLPEDTIDITFTGSAGQSFGAFLPRGVTLRLEGDANDYVGKGLSGGRIVVRPDRAADHLAEYSTIAGNTIGYGATRGELFLRGRTGERFCVRNSGALVVSEGVGDHGCEYMTGGHAVVLGPTGRNFAAGMSGGIAYVIDLDPANVNAGNADAVQELADADKAWLHDVVRRHAEETGSTVAAKLLADWEAAAARFSKIIPSTYQAVLAAKDAAERAGLSETEITEKMMEAATNG; translated from the coding sequence ATGTACGACCCCCGCAACGAACATGACGCCTGCGGCGTCGGTTTCGTCGCCACTCTCACCGGCGAGGCCTCCCACACCCTGGTCGACCAGGCGCTCACCGTGCTGCGCAATCTGGAGCACCGCGGCGCCACCGGCTCCGAGCCGGACTCGGGCGACGGCGCGGGCCTGCTCTCGCAGGTGCCGGACGCCTTCTTCCGCGCGGTGGCCGAATTCGAACTGCCCGCCGCCGGTTCGTACGCCGTCGGCATCGCCTTCCTGCCCGGTGAGGGCACCGAGGACGCCGTCTCGGCGATCGAGACGATCGCCGCCGAGGAGGACCTGACCGTCCTCGGCTGGCGCGAGGTCCCGGTCGCCCCCGAGCTGCTGGGCGCCACCGCCCGCGCCACCATGCCGGTCTTCCGGCAGATCTTCGTCACCGACGGGGCCTGCGAGGGCATCGCCCTGGACCGCAAGGCGTTCGTGCTGCGCAAGCGCGCCGAGCGCGAGGCGGGCGTCTACTTCCCGTCGCTGTCCGCGCGCACCATCGTCTACAAGGGCATGCTGACCACCGGCCAGCTGGAGCCCTTCTTCCCGGACCTGTCCGACCGCCGCTTCGCCTCCGCGATCGCGCTGGTGCACTCCCGGTTCTCCACGAACACCTTCCCCTCGTGGCCGCTCGCGCACCCGTACCGCTTCATCGCCCACAACGGTGAGATCAACACCGTCCAGGGCAACCGCAACTGGATGCGCGCCCGCGAGTCCCGGCTGGCCTCCGACCTGTTCGGCCCCCCGGAGAAGCTGGAGCGGATCTTCCCGGTCTGCACCCCCGGCGCCTCCGACTCCGCCTCCTTCGACGAGGTCCTGGAGCTGCTGCACCTCGGCGGCCGCTCGCTGCCGCACTCCGTGCTGATGATGATCCCGGAGGCCTGGGAGAACCACGCCTCCATGGAGGCGGCCCGGCGCGCCTTCTACGGCTTCCACGCCACGATGATGGAGCCGTGGGACGGCCCCGCCTGCGTCACCTTCACCGACGGCACCCAGGTCGGCGCCGTGCTCGACCGCAACGGTCTGCGCCCCGGCCGCTACTGGGTCACCGACGAGGGCCTGGTCGTCCTCGGCTCCGAGGTCGGCGTCCTCGACATCGACCCCGCCCGGGTGGTCCGCAAGGGCCGCCTCCAGCCCGGCCGGATGTTCCTCGTGGACACCGCCGAGCACCGCATCATCGAGGACGACGAGATCAAGGCCTCGCTCACCGGCGCACAGCCGTACGCCGAGTGGCTGGAGGCCGGCGAGATCGAGCTGGGCGACCTGCCCGAGCGCGAGCACATCGTGCACACCCACGCCTCGGTCACCCGCCGCCAGCAGACCTTCGGCTACACCGAGGAGGAGCTGCGCGTCATCCTCGCCCCGATGGCCCGCACCGGCGCCGAGCCGATCGGCTCCATGGGCACCGACTCCCCGATCGCGGCCCTGTCCGAGCGCCCCCGGCTGCTCTTCGACTACTTCACCCAGCTGTTCGCCCAGGTCACCAACCCGCCGCTGGACGCCATCCGCGAGGAGCTGGTCACCTCCCTGCGCAGCGCGCTCGGCCCCCAGGGCAATCTGCTCGACCCGACCGCCGCCTCCTGCCGGTCCGTCCTGCTGCCCTTCCCGGTGATCGACAACGACGAGCTGGCCAAGCTCATCCACATCAACGCCGACGGCGACATGCCCGGCTTCAAGGCCGCGACCCTCTCCGGTCTGTTCCGGGTGAGCGGCGGCGGCGAGTCGCTGGCCGCCCGCATCGAGGAGATCTGCGCCGAGGCCGACGCGGCCATCGAGAACGGCGCCCGGCTGATCGTCCTCTCCGACCGGCACTCCGACGCCGAGCACGCGCCGATCCCCTCGCTGCTGCTCACCGCGGCCGTCCACCACCACCTCATCCGCACCAAGCAGCGCACCCACGTGGGCCTGCTGGTCGAGGCCGGCGACGTCCGCGAGGTCCACCATGTCGCCCTGCTGATCGGCTACGGCGCCGCCGCCGTCAACCCGTACCTGGCCATGGAGTCGGTGGAGGACCTGGTCCGCGCGGGCACCTTCCTCGACGGCGCCGACCCCGAGAAGGCCATCAAGAACCTGATCTACGCCCTCGGCAAGGGCGTCCTGAAGGTCATGTCCAAGATGGGCATCTCCACCGTCGCCTCCTACCGCGGCGCCCAGGTCTTCGAGGCCGTCGGCCTGGACGAGACCTTCGTGGAGAAGTACTTCAACGGCACCGCCACCAAGATCGGCGGCGTCGGCATCGACGTCATCGCCCGCGAGGTCGCCGCCCGCCACGCCAAGGCGTACCCCGCCTCCGGCATCGCCCCGGCGCACCGCGCCCTGGACATCGGCGGCGAGTACCAGTGGCGTCGCGAGGGCGAGCCCCACCTGTTCGATCCGGAGACGGTCTTCCGCCTCCAGCACTCCACGCGCACCGCGAGCTACGACATCTTCAAGAAGTACACCTCGCGCGTGAACGAGCAGTCCGAGCGCCTGATGACGCTGCGCGGCCTGTTCGGCTTCACCTCGGACCGGGCGCCGATCCCGGTCGAGGAGGTCGAGCCGGTCAGCGAGATCGTCAAGCGGTTCTCGACCGGCGCGATGTCGTACGGCTCCATCTCCAAGGAGGCGCACGAGACCCTCGCCATCGCCATGAACCAGCTGGGCGGCAAGTCCAACACCGGTGAGGGCGGCGAGGACCCGGAGCGCCTGTACGACCCCGCGCGCCGCTCGGCGATCAAGCAGGTCGCCTCCGGCCGCTTCGGCGTCACCTCCGAGTACCTGGTCAACGCGGACGACATCCAGATCAAGATGGCCCAGGGCGCCAAGCCCGGCGAGGGCGGCCAGCTGCCCGGCCACAAGGTCTACCCGTGGGTCGCCAAGACGCGTCACTCGACGCCCGGCGTGGGCCTGATCTCCCCGCCGCCGCACCACGACATCTACTCCATCGAGGATCTCGCCCAGCTGATCCACGATCTCAAGAACGCCAACCCCCGGGCCCGGATCCACGTCAAGCTGGTCTCCGAGGTCGGCGTCGGCACCGTCGCGGCCGGTGTGTCCAAGGCGCACGCGGACGTCGTGCTGATCTCCGGTCACGACGGCGGCACCGGCGCCTCCCCGCTGACCTCCCTCAAGCACGCGGGCGGCCCCTGGGAGCTGGGCCTGGCCGAGACCCAGCAGACGCTGCTGCTCAACGGGCTGCGCGACCGGATCGTCGTACAGACCGACGGTCAGCTCAAGACCGGCCGCGACGTGGTCATCGCCGCGCTGCTCGGCGCCGAGGAGTTCGGTTTCGCGACCGCGCCGCTCGTCGTCTCCGGCTGCGTCATGATGCGCGTCTGCCACCTGGACACCTGTCCGGTCGGTATCGCCACCCAGAACCCGGTGCTGCGCGAGCGCTTCGCCGGCAAGGCCGAGCACATCGTGAACTTCTTCCGGTTCATCGCCGAGGAGGTCCGCGAGCTGCTCGCCGAACTGGGCTTCCGCTCCATCGAGGAGGCCGTCGGCCACGCCGAGGTGCTGGACGTGCGGCGCGCCGTCGACCACTGGAAGGCGCAGGGCCTGAACCTGGCACCGCTGTTCCACGTGCCGGACCTGCCCGAGGGCGCCGCCCGCCACCGGCAGATCGCCCAGGACCACGGCCTGGAGAAGGCCCTGGACAACGAGCTGATCAAGATCGCCGGCGACGCCCTGGCCGCGGACGACGCGACCGAGGCCCAGCCGGTGCGCGCCCAGGTCGCCATCCGCAACATCAACCGCACGGTCGGCACCATGCTCGGCCACGAGGTGACCCGGAAGTTCGGCGGCGCGGGCCTGCCCGAGGACACCATCGACATCACCTTCACCGGTTCCGCGGGCCAGTCCTTCGGCGCCTTCCTGCCGCGTGGTGTCACGCTGCGCCTGGAGGGCGACGCCAACGACTACGTGGGCAAGGGCCTCTCGGGCGGCCGGATCGTCGTCCGCCCGGACCGCGCGGCCGACCACCTCGCCGAGTACTCGACGATCGCGGGCAACACCATCGGCTACGGCGCCACCCGCGGCGAGCTGTTCCTGCGCGGTCGTACCGGTGAGCGGTTCTGTGTGCGCAACTCCGGCGCGCTGGTCGTCTCCGAGGGCGTGGGCGACCACGGCTGCGAGTACATGACCGGTGGTCACGCGGTCGTCCTCGGCCCGACCGGCCGCAACTTCGCGGCGGGCATGTCCGGTGGCATCGCCTACGTCATCGACCTCGACCCCGCCAACGTCAACGCGGGCAACGCGGACGCCGTCCAGGAACTGGCCGACGCGGACAAGGCGTGGCTGCACGACGTCGTGCGCCGGCACGCGGAGGAGACCGGCTCGACGGTCGCCGCGAAGCTGCTCGCCGACTGGGAAGCGGCCGCGGCCCGGTTCAGCAAGATCATTCCCAGCACGTACCAGGCAGTGCTCGCCGCCAAGGACGCCGCCGAGCGAGCCGGTCTCTCCGAGACCGAGATCACCGAGAAGATGATGGAGGCGGCGACCAATGGCTGA